Genomic segment of Benincasa hispida cultivar B227 chromosome 1, ASM972705v1, whole genome shotgun sequence:
gccccgaaatcaactcttaagggagcaatctatctacttacccctacttcagggaatgagtgaattccatcttgtgtaagtgagttcccagctcccaaatcagacaagtccccaaaaaggtagacatgttgagttggcaatctggccactctcatccatactaatcaaaagaccgccctcaaaggcatgagttcccaaaatactcaggattgagactgtctcttatacacatctagatgtgtataagagacagacttacccctacttcagggaatgagtgaattccatcttgtgtaagtgagttcccagctcccaaatcagacaagtccccaaaaaggtagacatgttgagttggcaatctggccactctcatccatactaatcaaaagaccgccctcaaaggcatgagttcccaaaatactcaggattgagatcgtgtcacctatggtcgtttaggtgagatgtaaatctccagtatcaacggcgttatatacagagtctagtcatctcgtggtccggtcttatacaaaccctttgtataggacacccccactcgcatgtctccacatgattggtcaagatctaccatctgtagtagtttacaacacttgcaaacctttacaaagtgggccatatccgtagtgtcaccaagatcaggtatcccactttaatccttatactataaaccTATCTAGATTATCACTtgaggcatgatccacttgtatatcacatatacatgcttaagttttcataagataatcatgaagctttgtttattagatatgagtaaatgcagaatgaaataacagttattttattcataaaataatgtgtataattacaaacaacaagactccgggagaattaggacactaatcccaacacaaATAAGTTAGTTATGTTAAAAATGTAGAGTTTAATTCTGAATAAGGAAGTAAATAGGAAGAATTTAAAAGgcatttttagttcaaaatgTTGGTTGTTTAGTATTTTGGCATGTTGGTATtttacttcatcttcatcttgctCGGTACATCTAAAGGCTAGTTgtctaaaataaacattttaaaaaaaatttagaactaaacaaacctttttgaaaatttaagattcAAAGTTGAgtgattaaaataatatttaaactttttttttaattattttattaaaaccattcaaataaaatttgaagCAAATTTGTGTGGTATGTCAAAACATTCATATTCTAAGAGGCCTAGGTCGAACGAAGAACAAAGAAGTGTCTAACATCCCCAGTTCTCTCGGCCGCATGAGAGCCCAAGCATTTCATCCTGTGCTTCAAATTTTTGTTCCATTCTCGAAACCAAATTCCATTCTCCAGCGCTTCCCATTCTTCCCCCCCATGTCTCGCAGATTCTTCGGCACTTCTCTTTCCTGCTCTTCAATGCTCCACACAAAGTTCCACAACCCCATTCCATTTCCTAAGTTTCTCAACCCCATTTGCCCTAAATCCAAACCCATTCAATCATTCCCTCTAACCCCACCATTTTTCTCCTCCATTTCTCACGTGGGTGATGCTCGAAGACCACTCTTCACCACCATTCCGCCGCCCGACAAAGCGACCGATCGAATCGCTTCGGTCCCTTGAATTTTCGCTCAGTTCTTTGTTTAGCTCTGACCCATTGGTGCCGAATTCAAGCCCTTTGGTTATTGTGATCAGTGGCCCAAGTGGGGTGGGAAAGGACGCTGTGATTAATCGATTGAGAGAAGTCCGAGAAGGGCTTCATTTCGTTGTTACGGCGACGAGCCGACCAATGCGACCTGGTGAAGTCGATGGAAAAGACTATTATTTCGTCTCCAAGGAAGAGTTTCTCACCATGATCGAGAGCAACGAGCTTCTGGAATATGCGTTAGTGTATGGAGATTACAAGGGGATTCCCAAAAGGCAAATTCGGGAGTTTATGGCAAAAGGGTATGATATTGTGTTGAGAGTTGACATTCAAGGGGCTGAAACATTGAGGAAAATTCTTGGGAATTCTGctgtttttgtgtttttgatGGCGGAGAGTGAGGTTAAACTAGTGGAAAGATTGATCGATAGGAAGACTGAGACTAAAGAATCATTGTTGGTGAGAGTTGCAACGGCTAAAgaggaaatcaaacatgttaAGGATTTTGATTATGTGGTTGTGAATGCAGATGGGAAGTTGGAGAATACAGTTAAGCTTGTGGAATCCATTATTGATGCCGAGAAGGCAAGGGTCTGGCAGAGAAATGCTGTTGTTTAGATTGAGCTTTTGAGACATCATTTTGCAAGGTaacatttattttgaaattctgTTCTGCTGTGAGATGGGTTTCTTTCTTAGGAAAGTAACTATTACAGATTGAGAAGGAAGAACAGAATTATACCTACTCTGTTAAGATGGACATCTTCATGATAGTAGTATAGTATTGCCTTGTTTCACCTGAAGCTTGCATAGTTTTTATTGTGGATTAGAGAGACAGTGAATCAAAAGcaaattaagaattaaaatccaaatagaaaactaaaaaggattaaggagggaatTACCCAATTACCCAAGGTTAACCACTAATCCTACTACTACATCATATTAACATGGGTCTATTGGCATACAAATGGAAGGAAACTCATCGAGTATGTTTGAACCTAGAATCTCTAATGGAGTGTAAGTGGGTCGGTTAATCTTGTTTTTTGGCCAAAACTGGCTTTATACTAACCTACTGACATAAGAAAATGTGAAAATCAACATTGAAACCAGCATTCTAGATAACCAATGCTAACTGAATAGACTATACCAGCCACTGCTTTGAGTTCATGAAACTAAACCAACTGAACTATATAGATTCATTCAGTTTTTACGGTCTCAGCTAGCACCCCTACTTTTGACTCTAATGCTATGTTATGTTCATCATTAGACCAGAAAACTCGAGCTGGTCTATTGTAATCTCATCTCTTGATTTTACCGCCTTTTAAAACTGAGCAGCGTAGTGCTTTATATAGCTTTACAGAACAAGAAACAGTGCACAGAAGAGACAGGTTCCCTAAAATGGGGTATGGATAACGTCCAGCTTTCATGAAATGGACGAGCACTGGCATCCAAATCTCTTGTAACTGGACTGGACTCTCATGGGTACCATTTTGCATATGCCATGATTTACAGTCATTATCATCTCCCGCAGCTATGATTAGATTATCATCACTTGAAGAGGGTGAAGGCTGACTTCATGTAGTTACAACTGCATCGTGCTCGTTACTGACACGCACAGTTTTATTTATCATTCTAATAACCAAACATAGGTTCAATTCAAACCTTgtcatttgtttttttgaaaatgtAGATTACTGGAATCTTTAGATGTCTGTTATTATGTTCGGGATCTTAGAAAGCTGTATTTGTTTCGTAGGAATATGTCTTATGAATGTttcttaattattaataattgtatttattttgCAGGATTTGTATgggaatattttaaatttacgtAGTCTTCCAATAATGTCCATATGACTATTCatgtaatataaatatatttttcatgaaTAAGCttcacataatataaatatatgtttcataaattcataaataagCTTCgaataatttataatatgaCTACTAAATTTACCTTGTAaatatctcaaaaaaaaaaagttagttaAAAACTATCTATCAATActttttcaataataaatatGAATATTTAAAGTACATAAATTATTTCACAATAGATTTATGTAGAATctaatttataaaacaaaataataacaaGAATAGATAATCTAATtagtagaaaataaaaaaaataaaaaattaattttcaaaaattaaaattaaaaatataattggaagaaaattaaaatacacaatctaatttgaagaaataaaaaaaaattacctaatctagtttatatatatatttatatatttattgaaacaaacttgaataaaaaatataatattttaacgagaaaaagaaaatcaaatctTTTATCTTCAATCCATCATTGGACTTTCGGTCAAAACAAgtgtatatttttcatattttgtgAGAACCCCACTAATTAGGGTAATGATTGTAATTTTATAGAAGCATGATAGTAGGGAATCTTGAAAACCATCATTCCAACGGGAATGGAGATACCTAGAATAAAGAGATTTAAGGATGTCgaactattttaaaataatcaCAATATAAACAAAGGAATCTAAATACCTATAAAAGGGTAATCTAAGATTACCACGAAATAAATGAACCTTATAAAGTTGAGGACTCACTGCTCCAAGAAGGTGTGTATTTATCAGTCTACCATGGTTGTTACTGTTATTATTCTAACTGAACTGACAATAAAGTTCTACTTTCTGGGGATTCTACACTGTAACAGTACCTGTTTAATTTTGGGTGAAAGAAAGCTGCATATTTGAGTGTATTAGTCGAGGTGCGCGGAAATCGGGTTGGATACTCACACAGATTTTAAAAGAGAGGCTAAAGGCTGTATCTTGGAGAATGTTTTCTCCTCCTTTATTCTGATATTCAAAGTAAGTTTGCATTACTAATTTATGAACTTCTGGTAATATGGAAGGagaaaaatattctaaaaagCTGTTGTTCTTTTGGAGTTGTTGATTAGACAGTTCTTCATTCAGATAAGGAAATCTTgtttttaacatatataaattttcaataatttgcTCATTTCAACTCCCTCATCATGGAATTTGGCTTCCAAACAATCTTATTCCTTTTTCTATTCCCAAGAATTTCTTTTGAAATGGGATGAGAGATGAGATTGTGTTGAATTACCAATTGATCCAGAAACTTAAGTTGATTAATTgcggtaaatttaattatataaacactttaaaacTTTTACTCATTCGTGGACTTGAAAATTTGTAGATAATCCAACAAATGGAAATCAATGTTAATTCGGGAGGAAGTGACATTACAGAAGTTTGACATAACTCCTCATGTTCGGCTCATGTTCGGATGCCATGTTAAATCACTGATGAACTCAAAAGTTTAGGTTGATAGATGAAGttaattttataaacattttaagTGCAGGCATAAATATCATTCTCAATGGAACCTTCAATGTAGGCAATTactttctaaaaataataaaaattggcatttttttttcctgaaaaagGGTTATACAAACCTAAATTAGAAACAACATATATTACCTAAAAGagaaattttaaatatagacaAAGACAAAAAGCATATAATTTCTAAGAGCAATTCCATTTGCAGGATGTTGAAAATGCTTTTAAGCCAAAATTTTGGGTAGAGGGAGTTGTCAAGCAATATCCTGAGAAAAGGATCTTATAAAGTAAGATTGAAGAgacaaaattataattaaaatatgggTTTATTATAGGAAAATCTGACACGTGTCCTTAATTTGTCCAAAGAATCAAAGGATTGGCAATAAAACATATAACACAGCTTACAATTTCATTCTTGTACTCCAAGGCTTTGGGAAAATGGCCGAGTTTCAAAACTCCTTTTTTGCTTGGCTCTTAGTACTCCCTTTAACTTCACACAAAGTAACTCTATTTCCCCACCATTTCTTCTTCAACATTTTAGGTCTAACtgatttattcatttatttataaactcAAAATCGAGACACGTCGAGGTTTAATGAAGCGGCATTTGGTATATTGAGATGAGAAGTTTTTATTTATGGTCTAAATTCTAATTTGatctataaacttttaaaacgTTTATTTCAATCCAATAATCCTTTAAAGTAATCATGCTTTTAAATACACTTGAAAAtgacttgttttttaaattaaacacttgaaaatttatTCCAAACACAcgattaatttttgaatttgaaaataataattttggatATTGCTATCATTTTGTGACATTGTCAATGCAAATATTTGAAAAGGAATATTATTATGAAGGTTCAAGAAAATTGTTTTACTTTAAAGTTAAGTTTAGATTTAAACCTTTATTTATtcattatgtaaatttaaactatataatttttatataattttatagacGGAAGtttattatgtgataattgatgAGTCATTTCATAATCCATATTAAACTtacaattaattgatta
This window contains:
- the LOC120091135 gene encoding LOW QUALITY PROTEIN: guanylate kinase 3, chloroplastic (The sequence of the model RefSeq protein was modified relative to this genomic sequence to represent the inferred CDS: inserted 2 bases in 1 codon) is translated as MRAQAFHPVLQIFVPFSKPNSILQRFPFFPPMSRRFFGTSLSCSSMLHTKFHNPIPFPKFLNPICPKSKPIQSFPLTPPFFSSISHVGDARRPLFTTIPPPDKATDRXSLRSLEFSLSSLFSSDPLVPNSSPLVIVISGPSGVGKDAVINRLREVREGLHFVVTATSRPMRPGEVDGKDYYFVSKEEFLTMIESNELLEYALVYGDYKGIPKRQIREFMAKGYDIVLRVDIQGAETLRKILGNSAVFVFLMAESEVKLVERLIDRKTETKESLLVRVATAKEEIKHVKDFDYVVVNADGKLENTVKLVESIIDAEKARVWQRNAVV